The proteins below are encoded in one region of Triticum aestivum cultivar Chinese Spring chromosome 1B, IWGSC CS RefSeq v2.1, whole genome shotgun sequence:
- the LOC542856 gene encoding starch synthase 3, chloroplastic/amyloplastic has product MEMSLWPRSPLCPRSRQPLVVVRPAGRGGLTQPFLMNGRFTRSRTLRCMVASSDPPNRKSRRMVPPQVKVISSRGYTTRLIVEPSNENTEHNNRDEETLDTYNALLSTETAEWTDNREAETAKADSSQNALSSSIIGEVDVADEDILAADLTVYSLSSVMKTEVDAADKARVKEDVFELDLPATTLRSVIVDVMDHNGTVQETLRSVIVDVMDDAADKARVEEDVFELDLSGNISSSATTVELDAVDEVGPVQDTFEATSSGNVSNSTTVREVDAIDEAGNDQDIFRADLSGNVFSSITTVEVGAVDEAGSIKDRFETDSSGNVSTSATMWDAIDETVADQETFEADLSGNASSCATYREVDDVVDETRSEEETFAMDLFASDSGHEKHMAVDYVGEATDEEEIYQQQYPVLSSFSMWDKAIAKTGVSLNPEMRLVRVQEQDKVNFSDKKDLSIDDLPGQNQSIIGSYKQDKSVADVAEPTQSIFGSSKQHRSIVAFPKQNQSIVGVPKQKQSIVGFRSQDLSTVSLPKQNIPIVGTSREGQTKHVPVVDRQDALYVNGLEAKEGDHTSEKTDEDALHVNFNVDNVLRKHQANRTQAMETTTWKKVDEEHLHITEHQIGGAEGQMVVNEDELSITEIGMGRGDKIQHVLSEEELSCSEDEVQLIVDDRQYEVDETSVSINVEQDIQGSPQDVVDPQALRVMLQELAEKNYSMRNKLFVFPEVVKADSVIDLYLNRDLTALANEPDVVIKGAFNGWKWRLFTERLHKSDLGGVWWSCKLYIPKEAYRLDFVFFNGRTVYENNGNNDFCIGIEGTMNEDLFEDFLVKEKQRELEKLAMEEAERRTQTEEQRRRKEARAADEAVRAQAKAEIEIKKKKLQSMLSLARTCVDNLWYIEASTDTRGDTIRLYYNRNSRPLAHSTEIWMHGGYNNWTDGLSIVESFVKCNDKDGDWWYADVIPPEKALVLDWVFADGPAGNARNYDNNARQDFHAILPNNNVTEEGFWAQEEQNIYTRLLQERREKEETMKRKAERSANIKAEMKAKTMRRFLLSQKHIVYTEPLEIRAGTTVDVLYNPSNTVLNGKSEVWFRCSFNLWMHPSGALPPQKMVKSGDGPLLKATVDVPPDAYMMDFVFSEWEEDGIYDNRNGMDYHIPVSDSIETENYMRIIHIAVEMAPVAKVGGLGDVVTSLSRAIQDLGHTVEVILPKYDCLNQSSVKDLHLYQSFSWGGTEIKVWVGRVEDLTVYFLEPQNGMFGVGCVYGRNDDRRFGFFCHSALEFILQNEFSPHIIHCHDWSSAPVAWLYKEHYSQSRMASTRVVFTIHNLEFGAHYIGKAMTYCDKATTVSPTYSRDVAGHGAIAPHREKFYGILNGIDPDIWDPYTDNFIPVPYTCENVVEGKRAAKRALQQKFGLQQTDVPIVGIITRLTAQKGIHLIKHAIHRTLESNGQVVLLGSAPDHRIQGDFCRLADALHGVYHGRVKLVLTYDEPLSHLIYAGSDFIIVPSIFEPCGLTQLVAMRYGSIPIVRKTGGLHDTVFDVDNDKDRARSLGLEPNGFSFDGADSNGVDYALNRAIGAWFDARDWFHSLCKRVMEQDWSWNRPALDYIELYHAARKF; this is encoded by the exons ATGGAGATGTCTCTCTGGCCACGGAGCCCCCTGTGCCCTCGGAGCAGGCAGCCGCTCGTCGTCGTCCGGCCGGCCGGCCGCGGCGGCCTCACGCAG CCTTTTTTGATGAATGGCAGATTTACTCGAAGCAGGACCCTTCGATGCATGGTAGCAAGTTCAG ATCCTCCTAATAGGAAATCAAGAAGGATGGTACCACCTCAGGTTAAAGTCATTTCTTCTAGAGGATATACGACAAGACTCATTGTTGAACCAAGCAACGAGAATACAGAACACAATAATCGGGATGAAGAAACTCTTGATACATACAATGCGCTATTAAGTACCGAGACAGCAGAATGGACAGATAATAGAGAAGCCGAGACTGCTAAAGCGGACTCGTCGCAAAATGCTTTAAGCAGTTCTATAATTGGGGAAGTGGATGTGGCGGATGAAGATATACTTGCGGCTGATCTGACAGTGTATTCATTGAGCAGTGTAATGAAGACGGAAGTGGATGCAGCGGACAAAGCTAGAGTTAAAGAAGACGTATTTGAGCTGGATTTGCCAGCAACTACATTGAGAAGTGTGATAGTGGATGTGATGGATCATAATGGGACTGTACAAGAGACATTGAGAAGTGTGATAGTAGATGTGATGGATGATGCGGCGGACAAAGCTAGAGTTGAAGAAGACGTATTTGAGCTGGATTTGTCAGGAAATATTTCAAGCAGTGCGACGACCGTGGAACTAGATGCGGTTGACGAAGTCGGGCCTGTTCAAGACACATTTGAGGCGACCTCATCAGGAAATGTTTCAAACAGTACAACGGTACGGGAAGTGGATGCAATTGATGAAGCTGGGAATGATCAAGACATATTTAGAGCAGATTTGTCAGGAAATGTTTTTTCAAGCATTACAACAGTGGAAGTGGGTGCAGTGGATGAAGCTGGGTCTATAAAAGACAGGTTTGAGACGGATTCGTCAGGAAATGTTTCAACAAGTGCGACGATGTGGGATGCAATTGATGAAACCGTGGCTGATCAAGAAACATTTGAGGCGGATTTGTCGGGAAATGCATCAAGCTGCGCAACATACAGAGAAGTGGATGATGTGGTGGATGAAACTAGATCAGAAGAGGAAACATTTGCAATGGATTTGTTTGCAAGTGATTCAGGCCATGAGAAACATATGGCAGTGGATTATGTGGGTGAAGCTACCGATGAAGAAGAGATTTACCAACAGCAATATCCAGTACTGTCTTCATTCTCTATGTGGGACAAGGCTATTGCTAAAACAGGTGTAAGTTTGAATCCTGAGATGCGACTTGTCAGGGTTCAAGAACAAGACAAAGTAAATTTTAGTGATAAAAAAGACCTGTCAATTGATGATTTACCAGGCCAAAACCAATCGATCATTGGTTCCTATAAACAAGATAAATCAGTTGCTGATGTTGCGGAACCGACCCAATCAATTTTTGGTTCTAGTAAACAACACCGATCAATTGTTGCTTTCCCCAAACAAAACCAGTCAATTGTTGGTGTCCCTAAGCAAAAGCAGTCCATAGTTGGATTCCGTAGTCAGGATCTTTCGACTGTTAGTCTCCCTAAACAAAACATACCAATTGTTGGTACGTCGAGAGAGGGTCAAACAAAGCATGTTCCTGTTGTTGATAGGCAGGATGCATTGTATGTGAATGGACTGGAAGCTAAGGAGGGAGATCACACATCCGAGAAAACCGATGAGGATGCGCTTCATGTAAATTTTAATGTTGACAATGTGTTGCGGAAGCATCAGGCAAATAGAACCCAAGCAATGGAAACGACAACTTGGAAGAAAGTTGATGAGGAACATCTTCACATAACTGAACATCAGATAGGTGGTGCCGAAGGACAGATGGTAGTTAACGAGGATGAGCTTTCTATAACTGAAATTGGAATGGGGAGAGGTGATAAAATTCAGCATGTGCTTTCTGAGGAAGAGCTTTCATGCTCTGAAGATGAAGTGCAGTTAATTGTGGATGATCGACAATATGAAGTTGATGAGACCTCTGTGTCCATTAACGTTGAACAAGATATCCAGGGGTCACCACAGGATGTTGTGGATCCACAAGCACTACGGGTGATGCTGCAAGAACTTGCTGAGAAAAATTATTCGATGAGGAACAAGCTGTTTGTTTTTCCAGAGGTAGTGAAAGCTGATTCAGTTATTGATCTTTATTTAAATCGTGACCTAACAGCTTTGGCGAATGAACCCGATGTCGTCATCAAAGGAGCATTCAATGGATGGAAATGGAGGCTTTTCACTGAAAGATTGCACAAGAGTGACCTTGGAGGGGTTTGGTGGTCTTGCAAACTGTACATACCCAAGGAGGCCTACAGATTAGACTTTGTGTTCTTCAACGGTCGCACTGTCTATGAGAACAATGGCAACAATGATTTCTGTATAGGAATAGAAGGCACTATGAATGAAGATCTGTTTGAGGATTTCTTGGTTAAAGAAAAGCAAAGGGAGCTTGAGAAACTTGCCATGGAAGAAGCTGAAAGGAGGACACAGACTGAAGAACAGCGGCGAAGGAAGGAAGCAAGGGCTGCAGATGAAGCTGTCAGGGCACAAGCGAAGGCCGAGATAGAGATCAAGAAGAAAAAATTGCAAAGTATGTTGAGTTTGGCCAGAACATGTGTTGATAATTTGTGGTACATAGAGGCTAGCACAGATACAAGAGGAGATACTATCAGGTTATATTATAACAGAAACTCGAGGCCACTTGCGCATAGTACTGAGATTTGGATGCATGGTGGTTACAACAATTGGACAGATGGACTCTCTATTGTTGAAAGCTTTGTCAAGTGCAATGACAAAGACGGCGATTGGTGGTATGCAGATG TTATTCCACCTGAAAAGGCACTTGTGTTGGACTGGGTTTTTGCTGATGGGCCAGCTGGGAATGCAAGGAACTATGACAACAATGCTCGACAAGATTTCCATGCTATTCTTCCGAACAACAATGTAACCGAGGAAGGCTTCTGGGCGCAAGAGGAGCAAAACATCTATACAAGGCTTCTGCAAGAAAGGAGAGAAAAGGAAGAAACCATGAAAAGAAAG GCTGAGAGAAGTGCAAATATCAAAGCTGAGATGAAGGCAAAAACTATGCGAAGGTTTCTGCTTTCCCAGAAACACATTGTTTATACCGAACCGCTTGAAATACGTGCCGGAACCACAGTGGATGTGCTATACAATCCCTCTAACACAGTGCTAAATGGAAAGTCGGAGGTTTGGTTTAGATGCTCCTTTAACCTTTGGATGCATCCAAGTGGAGCATTGCCACCCCAGAAGATGGTGAAATCAGGGGATGGGCCGCTCTTAAAAGCAACAG TTGATGTTCCACCGGATGCCTATATGATGGACTTTGTTTTCTCCGAGTGGGAAGAAGATGGGATCTATGACAACAGGAATGGGATGGACTATCATATTCCTGTTTCTGATTCAATTGAAACAGAGAATTACATGCGTATTATCCACATTGCCGTTGAGATGGCCCCCGTTGCAAAG GTTGGAGGTCTTGGGGATGTTGTTACAAGTCTTTCACGTGCCATTCAAGATCTAGGACATACTGTCGAGGTTATTCTCCCGAAGTACGACTGTTTGAACCAAAGCAGT GTCAAGGATTTACATTTATATCAAAGTTTTTCTTGGGGTGGTACAGAAATAAAAGTATGGGTTGGACGAGTCGAAGACCTGACCGTTTACTTCCTGGAACCTCAAAATGG GATGTTTGGCGTTGGATGTGTATATGGAAGGAATGATGACCGCAGATTTGGGTTCTTCTGTCATTCTGCTCTAGAGTTTATCCTCCAGAATGAATTTTCTCCA CATATAATACATTGCCATGATTGGTCAAGTGCTCCGGTCGCCTGGCTATATAAGGAACACTATTCCCAATCCAGAATGGCAAGCACTCGGGTTGTATTTACCATCCACAATCTTGAATTTGGAGCACATTATATTGGTAAAGCAATGACATACTGTGATAAAGCCACAACT GTTTCTCCTACATATTCAAGGGACGTGGCAGGCCATGGTGCCATTGCTCCTCATCGTGAGAAATTCTACGGCATTCTCAATGGAATTGATCCAGATATCTGGGATCCGTACACTGACAATTTTATCCCG GTCCCTTATACTTGTGAGAATGTTGTCGAAGGCAAGAGAGCTGCAAAAAGGGCCTTGCAGCAGAAGTTTGGATTACAGCAAACTGATGTCCCTATTGTCGGAATCATCACCCGTCTGACAGCCCAGAAGGGAATCCACCTCATCAAGCACGCAATTCACCGAACTCTCGAAAGCAACGGACAG GTGGTTTTGCTTGGTTCAGCTCCAGATCATCGAATACAAGGCGATTTTTGCAGATTGGCCGATGCTCTTCATGGTGTTTACCATGGTAGGGTGAAGCTTGTTCTAACCTATGATGAGCCTCTTTCTCACCTG ATATACGCTGGCTCGGACTTCATAATTGTTCCTTCAATCTTCGAACCCTGTGGCTTAACACAACTTGTTGCCATGCGTTATGGATCGATCCCTATAGTTCGGAAAACTGGAG GACTTCACGACACAGTCTTCGACGTAGACAATGATAAGGACCGGGCTCGGTCTCTTGGTCTTGAACCAAATGGGTTCAGTTTCGACGGAGCCGACAGCAACGGCGTGGATTATGCCCTCAACAG AGCAATCGGCGCTTGGTTCGATGCCCGTGATTGGTTCCACTCCCTGTGTAAGAGGGTCATGGAGCAAGACTGGTCGTGGAACCGGCCCGCACTGGACTACATTGAATTGTACCATGCCGCTCGAAAATTCTGA